A DNA window from Vigna angularis cultivar LongXiaoDou No.4 chromosome 1, ASM1680809v1, whole genome shotgun sequence contains the following coding sequences:
- the LOC108321075 gene encoding lysophospholipid acyltransferase 1 — translation MAMDSMAASIGVSVPVLRFLLCFAATVPLSFICRFLPRGLPKHLYSAAVGVVLSYLSFGVSSNLHFLVPMFLGYASMLLFRPRCGILTFFLGFGYLIGCHVYYMSGDAWKEGGIDATGALMVLTLKVISCAVNYNDGLLKGEGLREAQKKFRLVKLPSLLEYIGYCLCCGSHFAGPVYEMKDYLDWAEEKGIWSPEAKGPSPSPYGATIRALLQAGFCMAMYLNLVPHFPLSKFTDPTYHEWCFWKKLSYQYMSGFTARWKYYFIWSISEASIIISGLGFCGWTDSSPPKLRWDRAKNVDIIGVEFAKSAVTIPAVWNIQVSTWLRHYVYERLIQHGKKPGFFQLLATQTVSAVWHGLYPGYIIFFVQSALMIAGSRVIYRWQQAVPPTMALAKNVLVIMNFAYTLLVLNYSCVGFMVLSLNETLASYGSVYYVGTIIPVVTILLGKVIKPARPARSKAQKEQ, via the exons ATGGCCATGGATTCCATGGCCGCTTCCATCGGAGTCTCCGTACCGGTGCTCCGCTTCCTCCTTTGCTTCGCCGCCACAGTTCCCCTTAGTTTTATCTGCCGCTTCCTACCCCGCGGCCTCCCCAAGCACCTTTACTCCGCCGCCGTCGGTGTCGTCCTCTCCTACCTCTCCTTCGGCGTCTCCTCCAACCTCCACTTCCTCGTACCTATGTTCCTTGGCTATGCCTCCATGCTCCTCTTTCGTCCCCGATGCGGCATCCTCACTTTCTTCCTCGGATTTGGTTACCTCATTGGCTG CCACGTTTATTACATGAGCGGCGATGCATGGAAGGAAGGTGGCATCGATGCCACTG GTGCCTTGATGGTTTTGACGCTCAAGGTTATATCCTGTGCGGTTAATTACAACGATGGATTGTTGAAAGGGGAGGGCTTGCGCGAGGCCCAGAAGAAGTTCCGTTTGGTCAAGTTGCCTTCGCTGCTTGAGTACATTGGTTACTGTCTCTGCTGTGGCAGTCACTTTGCTGGTCCTGTTTATGAAATGAAGGATTATCTTGATTGGGCAGAAGAAAAAGGG ATTTGGAGCCCTGAAGCAAAAGGGCCATCGCCCTCACCTTATGGGGCAACCATCCGGGCTCTCCTCCAAGCTGGGTTTTGTATGGCCATGTATTTAAACCTCGTGCCTCATTTTCCTCTGTCCAAGTTTACTGATCCTACCTACCATGAATGGTGTTTCTGGAAAAAATTAAGTTACCAGTATATGTCTGGCTTTACTGCACGCTGGAAGTATTATTTCATTTGGTCAATATCAGAAGCTTCTATAATTATCTCTGGCCTGGGTTTCTGTGGCTGGACTGATTCGTCCCCACCAAAACTACGATGGGACCGGGCCAAAAATGTAGATATAATAGGTGTTGAGTTTGCAAAGAGCGCAGTTACAATCCCAGCTGTTTGGAATATTCAAGTCAGCACCTGGCTTCGTCACT ATGTTTATGAGAGGCTTATTCAGCATGGGAAGAAACCAGGTTTCTTTCAGCTACTTGCCACCCAGACCGTCAGTGCTGTTTGGCAT GGCCTGTACCCTGGATACATAATATTCTTTGTTCAATCTGCATTAATGATTGCTGGTTCCAGAG TCATTTACAGATGGCAGCAAGCTGTGCCTCCGACAATGGCTCTGGCTAAGAATGTCCTTGTGATTATGAATTTTGCCTATACGCTTTTGGTTCTAAATTACTCTTGCGTTGGTTTCATG GTGTTAAGTCTGAATGAAACTCTTGCCTCGTATGGAAGTGTGTATTACGTTGGGACCATTATTCCTGTTGTTACGATTCTTCTTGGTAAAGTAATCAAACCTGCAAGGCCTGCTAGATCCAAAGCTCAGAAGGAACAGTGA